In one Corallococcus sp. EGB genomic region, the following are encoded:
- a CDS encoding DUF4041 domain-containing protein, producing the protein MTTIIAIGLGTACLLLLGLWIQKRSQLKAVQERFKPILDLEAERRRVAEELTKARADADAAMASEQKRVQNELAKARSEADSALATERKRVETELARAKADVEQAIAAEQNRAKAELNRLREETTRTTQSATRAMEEAEARRKQANAERTSLETGIARLKAELKVLEEEEVLLSFGFYKPVYALSSVKEYEDRLERVREAQKQMLKNKEAATCSMTWEVNGSKAEGKKQIDRTLKLMLRAFNGEADACVAKVSYKNVKAMETRIEKAAAAINGLVEIQKCVIARRYVKLKVEELMLAYEYAEKVQQERDEQRRIREQMREEEAAQRELEKAKLEAEREAKRDAEALAKAKADYEQAKGSEQQKLMERIAELERRVAEDLEKQRAISQAQLTRTGHVYVISNIGSFGEGIFKLGMTRRLVPQDRIDELGDASVPFEFDVHAIIRTSDAPGLENALHKAFANRRVNRINERKEFFRFSLDEIADAVRKHHGEFELTRIAEAAEYRKSLALQGEEKNNPGQKTAA; encoded by the coding sequence ATGACCACGATCATTGCCATCGGCCTGGGCACGGCGTGCCTGTTGCTCCTGGGGCTGTGGATTCAGAAGAGAAGCCAGCTGAAAGCAGTGCAGGAGCGCTTCAAGCCCATCCTGGACCTGGAGGCCGAACGGCGCCGGGTCGCCGAGGAATTGACGAAAGCCCGAGCGGACGCGGACGCCGCGATGGCCTCTGAGCAGAAGCGGGTCCAGAACGAGCTGGCGAAGGCCCGGAGCGAGGCGGACAGTGCGCTGGCAACTGAACGGAAGCGGGTGGAGACCGAGCTCGCGAGGGCCAAGGCGGACGTGGAACAGGCCATCGCGGCGGAACAGAATCGGGCGAAGGCCGAGCTGAACCGACTCCGAGAAGAGACGACCCGGACGACGCAAAGCGCGACACGGGCCATGGAGGAGGCTGAAGCACGCCGGAAGCAGGCGAACGCCGAAAGGACCAGCCTGGAGACAGGCATTGCCCGGCTGAAGGCCGAGTTGAAGGTGCTGGAAGAGGAGGAGGTGCTGCTCTCCTTCGGCTTCTACAAGCCGGTGTACGCGCTCTCGTCCGTCAAGGAGTACGAGGACCGGCTGGAGAGGGTCCGCGAAGCACAGAAGCAGATGCTGAAGAACAAGGAGGCCGCCACGTGCTCCATGACGTGGGAGGTGAATGGGAGCAAGGCGGAGGGCAAGAAGCAGATCGACCGGACCTTGAAACTGATGCTCCGGGCCTTCAACGGCGAGGCGGATGCGTGTGTCGCCAAGGTCTCCTACAAGAACGTAAAGGCCATGGAGACGCGCATCGAGAAGGCGGCCGCCGCCATCAATGGTCTCGTGGAGATCCAGAAGTGCGTCATCGCCAGACGCTACGTCAAGCTCAAGGTCGAGGAGCTGATGCTCGCGTACGAATACGCGGAGAAGGTGCAGCAGGAGCGGGATGAGCAGCGCCGCATCCGTGAGCAGATGCGTGAGGAGGAAGCGGCCCAGCGTGAGCTGGAGAAGGCGAAGCTGGAGGCGGAACGCGAGGCAAAACGTGACGCCGAGGCCCTGGCGAAGGCAAAAGCGGACTACGAGCAGGCCAAGGGCTCAGAACAGCAGAAGCTGATGGAGCGCATCGCGGAGCTGGAGCGCCGCGTGGCGGAGGACCTGGAGAAGCAGCGAGCCATCTCCCAGGCTCAGCTCACGAGAACGGGGCATGTCTACGTCATCTCGAACATCGGCTCATTTGGCGAGGGAATCTTCAAGCTGGGGATGACCCGGCGGCTGGTACCCCAGGACCGCATCGACGAACTGGGAGACGCCTCGGTGCCCTTCGAGTTCGACGTTCACGCCATCATCCGGACCTCGGATGCACCGGGCTTGGAGAACGCCCTACACAAAGCCTTCGCGAACCGGCGCGTCAACCGCATCAACGAGCGCAAGGAGTTCTTCCGCTTCAGCCTGGATGAAATCGCGGATGCCGTGCGCAAGCACCATGGTGAGTTTGAGCTGACCCGGATTGCTGAAGCTGCGGAGTACAGAAAGTCACTGGCGTTGCAGGGAGAGGAGAAAAACAATCCCGGTCAAAAAACCGCCGCGTAG